One stretch of Streptomyces peucetius DNA includes these proteins:
- the snpA gene encoding snapalysin, with protein MRHSRTLISAVLGLGLAAALGTGSATAANSPAAAVSSPWHASHSSYAAYEGSAEDAKATRAFFDAVVKSVAEKRAANPGAQAVTVVYNASNAPTFRTQIARSTQIWNSSVSNVRLVEGSGADFAYYEGNDSRGSYASTDGHGRGYIFLDYRQNQQYNSTRVTAHETGHVLGLPDHYSGPCSELMSGGGPGTSCQNAYPDSRERARVNQLWAYGLAAALAKVS; from the coding sequence ATGCGTCACTCGAGAACGTTGATCTCCGCCGTACTCGGCCTCGGCCTCGCCGCGGCCCTCGGCACCGGGTCCGCCACCGCCGCCAACTCCCCTGCGGCCGCGGTGTCATCGCCCTGGCACGCGTCGCATTCCTCGTACGCCGCGTACGAAGGGTCCGCCGAGGACGCGAAGGCCACCCGGGCCTTCTTCGACGCCGTCGTGAAGTCGGTCGCCGAGAAGCGCGCCGCCAACCCGGGCGCGCAGGCCGTGACCGTCGTCTACAACGCGAGCAACGCGCCCACCTTCCGCACCCAGATAGCGCGCAGCACCCAGATCTGGAACAGCTCGGTCAGCAATGTCCGGCTGGTCGAGGGTTCGGGCGCCGACTTCGCCTACTACGAGGGCAACGACTCACGCGGCTCGTACGCCAGCACCGACGGGCACGGCCGCGGCTACATCTTCCTGGACTACCGGCAGAACCAGCAGTACAACTCCACCCGGGTCACGGCCCATGAGACCGGGCACGTGCTCGGTCTGCCGGACCACTACTCGGGTCCGTGCAGCGAGCTGATGTCGGGCGGCGGGCCCGGCACCTCCTGCCAGAACGCCTACCCGGACTCGCGGGAGCGGGCCCGGGTGAACCAGCTGTGGGCCTACGGGCTCGCGGCGGCCCTCGCCAAGGTCTCCTGA
- a CDS encoding glycosyltransferase family 39 protein: MWRDESVTYQVAHRSPAEIWALMGNADAVHGLYYFFMHALYSVWEGGLVTLRLPSVLAVAAAAGLVGLTASRVAGRRAGVVSGLVFALTPEVQMYAQEGRSYALVCALVALATYLLTRALTGSSGWRGHAAYGLAVLAAGLLHEFAVLALMAHGVTVRAARTARQVRRSWAVAAGAAAAGTVPLVVFSAGQSGQVSWISGPGLREWLEIAGVAFVAVLCAGYLASGAGAGRQDPGGGAGFVPRLALPLALLPTAVLLLAAVHEPMYVDRYVLFTDVGLSLLVGTALSRVFTRVSALAPLRGRLPRAAAVGTVAIPVLLALTPVMLQMRTPDSRKDDVTAVADEVERLSAPGDGVVFTPSRRREWRLSHPAEYGGLVDLALGTGPRASASLQGEELPAAEIRSRMLAMDRIVVLSDPPGRPEDAVEQEAVKREVLRTRFRACSRAQVKGAQVTLYARPGKCPATP, encoded by the coding sequence ATGTGGCGCGACGAGTCCGTCACATACCAGGTCGCCCACCGCAGCCCGGCCGAGATCTGGGCGCTGATGGGCAACGCCGATGCGGTGCACGGGCTCTACTACTTCTTCATGCACGCCCTCTACTCCGTGTGGGAGGGCGGCCTCGTCACGCTCCGCCTGCCGTCCGTACTGGCCGTGGCCGCGGCCGCGGGGCTCGTGGGGCTGACGGCGTCCCGTGTCGCCGGGCGCCGGGCGGGCGTGGTGAGCGGGCTGGTGTTCGCGCTCACCCCGGAAGTGCAGATGTACGCGCAGGAGGGCCGCTCCTATGCGCTGGTCTGCGCCCTCGTCGCGCTCGCCACATATCTGCTCACCCGCGCGCTGACCGGATCGTCCGGGTGGCGCGGCCATGCCGCGTACGGGCTCGCCGTGCTCGCCGCCGGCCTGCTGCACGAGTTCGCCGTGCTCGCCCTCATGGCGCACGGCGTCACCGTACGGGCAGCCCGCACCGCCCGGCAGGTCAGGCGCTCCTGGGCGGTGGCGGCCGGAGCGGCAGCGGCCGGTACGGTCCCGCTCGTCGTGTTCAGCGCGGGGCAGTCCGGCCAGGTGTCCTGGATCAGCGGGCCCGGGCTCAGGGAGTGGCTGGAGATCGCGGGCGTGGCCTTCGTCGCCGTGCTGTGCGCCGGGTACCTCGCCTCCGGCGCGGGCGCCGGGCGCCAAGACCCGGGCGGCGGAGCTGGATTCGTGCCCCGGCTGGCACTGCCGCTGGCGCTCCTTCCGACGGCCGTGCTGCTGCTGGCCGCCGTCCATGAGCCCATGTACGTGGACCGGTACGTCCTGTTCACCGACGTCGGTCTCTCGCTGCTCGTCGGCACCGCGCTGAGCCGGGTGTTCACGCGGGTGTCCGCTCTCGCGCCGCTGCGCGGCCGGCTGCCGCGTGCCGCGGCGGTCGGCACGGTGGCGATCCCGGTGCTGCTCGCGCTGACCCCCGTGATGCTGCAGATGCGCACGCCGGACAGCCGCAAGGACGATGTGACGGCCGTCGCCGACGAGGTGGAGCGCCTCTCCGCCCCGGGTGACGGGGTCGTCTTCACACCCTCACGCCGGCGCGAGTGGAGGCTCTCCCACCCTGCCGAGTACGGCGGCCTCGTGGACCTCGCGCTGGGGACCGGTCCCAGGGCTTCGGCGTCGCTCCAGGGCGAGGAACTCCCCGCCGCGGAGATCCGCAGCCGCATGCTCGCCATGGACCGGATCGTCGTGCTGAGCGACCCTCCGGGCCGGCCGGAGGACGCGGTCGAACAGGAGGCGGTCAAACGTGAGGTGCTGCGTACCCGCTTCCGCGCATGCTCGCGGGCGCAGGTGAAGGGCGCTCAGGTGACGCTCTACGCCCGCCCCGGGAAGTGCCCGGCGACGCCGTAG
- a CDS encoding DUF6304 family protein, with translation MSSESTEAWAGWYRDRQGAESVTISASGGQLRTCIRGVEYEGATFAALTSVGASHVLASCVLEWDMPLPVHTDGTVQQATLSCLLTLGEPTQGDPPLDRSDLNLTLHFGGAAYEAGVGDGDFDDALARVGRQLPPGARLGQREPTGA, from the coding sequence ATGTCATCGGAGTCTACGGAAGCCTGGGCGGGCTGGTACCGCGACCGGCAGGGCGCGGAATCGGTCACCATATCGGCGAGCGGCGGCCAACTGCGCACATGTATCAGGGGTGTTGAGTACGAAGGGGCGACCTTCGCCGCGCTCACGTCCGTGGGGGCGTCTCACGTCCTGGCCTCATGCGTCCTGGAATGGGACATGCCGCTGCCCGTCCACACGGACGGCACGGTCCAGCAGGCCACTCTCAGCTGTCTGCTGACACTGGGTGAGCCCACTCAGGGCGACCCGCCCCTCGACCGGTCGGACCTCAACCTCACACTCCACTTCGGCGGTGCGGCGTACGAGGCGGGGGTCGGGGACGGCGACTTCGACGACGCGCTCGCCCGTGTCGGCCGCCAACTGCCGCCCGGCGCCCGGCTCGGACAGCGCGAGCCGACCGGGGCCTGA
- the sodN gene encoding superoxide dismutase, Ni translates to MLSRLFAPKVKVSAHCDLPCGVYDPAQARIEAESVKAVQEKYQANEDPHFRARATVIKEQRAELAKHHVSVLWSDYFKPPHFEKYPELHQLINDTLKALSAAKGSTDPATGQKALDYIAQIDKIFWETKKA, encoded by the coding sequence ATGCTCTCCCGCCTGTTTGCCCCCAAGGTGAAGGTCAGCGCCCACTGCGACCTGCCCTGCGGTGTGTACGACCCGGCCCAGGCCCGCATCGAGGCGGAGTCGGTCAAGGCCGTCCAGGAGAAGTACCAGGCCAACGAGGACCCGCACTTCCGCGCCCGCGCCACGGTCATCAAGGAGCAGCGCGCGGAGCTCGCCAAGCACCACGTCTCGGTGCTGTGGAGCGACTACTTCAAGCCCCCGCACTTCGAGAAGTACCCGGAGCTGCACCAGCTCATCAACGACACGCTGAAGGCGCTCTCGGCCGCCAAGGGTTCGACGGACCCGGCGACCGGCCAGAAGGCCCTCGACTACATCGCCCAGATCGACAAGATCTTCTGGGAGACCAAGAAGGCTTGA
- a CDS encoding 1-aminocyclopropane-1-carboxylate deaminase/D-cysteine desulfhydrase, with protein sequence MPQTTPDPAATLRPRLPSPLEQVEDNRFSRYGVRLLLKRDDLIHPDLPGNKWRKLAPNLRAAAGRPVLTFGGAYSNHLRATAAAGRLLGFRTIGVVRGDELAKRPLNPSLARCAADGMRLLFVDRTTYRTKDDPAVLARIREQTGADDVYVVPEGGSNALAATGCAELGRELRGLADVVAVACGTGGTLAGLAAGLDDGQRAVGFPVLRGGFMAEAVRSLQHAAFGGPVGDWSLDERFHFGGYARTTPGLERFAADFEARHKVPVERVYVAKLLHGLVGLAAEGAFAPGTTVAAVVTGQEDGSALDRRA encoded by the coding sequence ATGCCGCAGACGACCCCCGATCCCGCCGCCACCCTGCGGCCGAGGCTGCCGTCACCGCTGGAGCAGGTCGAGGACAATCGTTTCTCCCGCTACGGGGTGCGGCTGCTCCTCAAGCGCGACGATCTGATCCATCCGGATCTGCCGGGCAACAAGTGGCGCAAGCTGGCCCCGAACCTGCGGGCCGCCGCCGGCCGGCCGGTGCTGACGTTCGGCGGCGCCTACTCCAACCATCTGCGCGCGACGGCCGCCGCGGGCCGGCTGCTCGGCTTCCGCACCATCGGCGTCGTGCGGGGCGACGAGCTCGCCAAGCGCCCCCTCAACCCCTCCCTGGCCCGGTGCGCCGCGGACGGCATGCGGCTGCTGTTCGTCGACCGCACGACCTACCGCACCAAGGACGACCCCGCGGTGCTGGCACGGATACGCGAACAGACGGGGGCGGACGACGTGTACGTGGTCCCCGAGGGCGGCAGCAACGCACTCGCCGCCACCGGCTGCGCGGAGCTCGGCCGCGAACTGCGCGGCCTGGCCGACGTGGTGGCCGTCGCCTGCGGGACGGGCGGCACCCTCGCGGGGCTGGCCGCGGGCCTCGACGACGGACAGCGTGCCGTGGGCTTCCCCGTACTGAGGGGCGGCTTCATGGCAGAGGCTGTGCGCTCCCTCCAGCACGCCGCCTTCGGCGGCCCCGTCGGCGACTGGTCCCTGGACGAGCGGTTCCACTTCGGCGGATACGCCCGTACGACCCCCGGACTCGAGCGGTTCGCGGCCGACTTCGAGGCCCGTCACAAGGTGCCCGTGGAGCGGGTGTACGTCGCCAAGCTGCTCCACGGGCTGGTGGGACTCGCCGCCGAGGGCGCCTTCGCGCCCGGTACGACCGTCGCGGCGGTCGTCACCGGCCAGGAGGACGGATCGGCCCTCGACCGCCGCGCGTGA
- a CDS encoding dihydrofolate reductase family protein, with protein sequence MRKLSYFMAASIDGFIGAPDGEADFFTKLVTGDYLEYLKNECPDTLPTAARRAFGVDDVPTTRYDTIVQGRGSYDLALKAGITSPYAHLREYVVSAGITESPDPNVRLLSGDVVAAVRELKKEEGLDIYLCGGANLAGQLIDEVDELLIKTYPAVLGSGMPMFAAPFQVADFSLDSVRAFDNGVVVRQYSRKS encoded by the coding sequence GTGCGAAAGCTCAGCTACTTCATGGCGGCCTCCATCGACGGCTTCATCGGGGCGCCGGACGGTGAAGCGGACTTCTTCACCAAGCTCGTGACCGGCGACTACCTGGAGTACCTCAAGAACGAGTGCCCCGACACCCTGCCGACCGCGGCCCGCCGCGCCTTCGGCGTCGACGACGTGCCGACCACCAGGTACGACACGATCGTCCAGGGCCGCGGCAGCTACGACCTCGCGCTGAAGGCCGGCATCACCAGCCCGTATGCGCACCTGCGCGAATACGTGGTGTCGGCCGGCATCACGGAGTCCCCCGACCCGAACGTGCGCCTCCTCTCCGGCGACGTGGTGGCCGCGGTCCGGGAGCTCAAGAAGGAGGAGGGTCTGGACATCTATCTCTGCGGGGGCGCCAATCTCGCGGGGCAACTCATCGATGAGGTCGACGAACTCCTCATCAAGACCTACCCGGCCGTGCTCGGGTCCGGCATGCCCATGTTCGCGGCGCCGTTCCAGGTCGCCGACTTCTCGCTGGACTCGGTGCGCGCCTTCGACAACGGCGTGGTCGTCAGGCAGTACAGCCGGAAAAGCTGA
- a CDS encoding family 2 encapsulin nanocompartment cargo protein polyprenyl transferase, with product MPDTVEGRDAVDLLERTRSAVDPELRSAVASLPASMRRVAMYHFGWERADGAADTGSVGKAVRPALVLAACRALGGDPHRAVRAAAAVELVHNFTLLHDDVIDEDPTRRHRPTAWSVFGVPDAIIAGDAMSALALGLLAGDPHPAAAAASVRLSACVIELCAGQQADCAFEERPPHEVTLEECLTMATAKTGALLGCACAIGALYAGGGAEEAAALDAFGREAGLAFQLIDDLIGIWGDPERTGKPAGADLAAHKKSLPVVAALASGTAAGAELAELYRGAMNASAVRRAADAVERAGGREWAQLQAGDRMSRAVGELSRAVPDLTAAGDLLSLADFVTRRNR from the coding sequence ATGCCGGACACCGTCGAGGGCCGTGACGCCGTCGACCTCCTCGAGCGCACCCGCAGCGCCGTGGACCCCGAACTCCGTTCCGCCGTGGCGTCGCTGCCCGCCTCCATGCGCCGGGTCGCCATGTACCACTTCGGCTGGGAGCGGGCCGACGGCGCCGCGGACACCGGGTCCGTCGGCAAGGCCGTCAGGCCGGCACTGGTGCTCGCCGCCTGCCGGGCGCTCGGCGGCGATCCGCACCGGGCGGTACGGGCGGCCGCCGCCGTGGAGCTCGTGCACAACTTCACCCTGCTGCACGACGACGTGATCGACGAGGACCCCACCCGCAGGCACCGCCCCACCGCGTGGAGCGTCTTCGGTGTCCCCGACGCCATCATCGCCGGGGACGCGATGTCGGCACTCGCGCTCGGACTGCTCGCGGGCGACCCGCACCCGGCCGCCGCGGCGGCGTCGGTACGGCTGAGCGCCTGCGTCATCGAACTGTGCGCGGGACAGCAGGCCGACTGCGCCTTCGAGGAACGCCCACCGCACGAGGTCACTCTGGAGGAGTGCCTCACCATGGCGACCGCCAAGACCGGGGCGCTGCTCGGCTGTGCCTGCGCGATCGGCGCGCTGTACGCGGGCGGGGGAGCGGAGGAAGCCGCGGCGCTGGACGCCTTCGGTCGGGAGGCCGGGCTGGCCTTCCAGCTCATCGACGATCTCATCGGCATCTGGGGGGACCCGGAGCGGACGGGCAAGCCGGCCGGCGCGGATCTCGCCGCGCACAAGAAGTCCCTTCCGGTGGTCGCGGCGCTCGCCTCGGGCACCGCGGCCGGCGCCGAGCTGGCCGAGCTGTACCGCGGCGCGATGAACGCTTCGGCGGTCCGCCGTGCCGCCGACGCCGTGGAGCGGGCAGGCGGCCGGGAATGGGCCCAGCTGCAGGCGGGCGACCGGATGTCCCGGGCGGTCGGCGAACTGTCCCGGGCGGTACCCGACCTGACGGCGGCGGGTGATCTGCTGTCACTGGCCGACTTCGTCACCCGCCGCAACCGCTGA
- a CDS encoding Na+/H+ antiporter yields the protein MEALPLVGLIAVSAAVAGAARRTPVPAPLLLVAAGLIASYVPGVPDYHLDPHIVLPLVLPPLLHMAALESSYLDLRANIRPVALLSVGYVLFATVAVGCLAYLLVPELPLPTALVLGAVIAPPDAVAATAIARRLGLPGRITTILQGESLVNDATAITAYKVALAAAVGAGASWGGGLEEFALASLGGVGVGLALMLPIHWLRRRLKEALLQNTLSLLIPFIAYAAAEQVHASGVLAVVVVALYLGHHSWQVDFATRLQEEAVWKMVAFVLESAVFALIGLQLAFVVEGLGGYGVAEALLYAAGVFAAVVVVRFVWVYPATFLPPMVSRRIREREPDTNWTAPLIVGWAGMRGVVSLAIAFSIPLTTASGEDFPARNLVLFLTFTTVIGTLVVQGLTLPSLIRALRIPGRDVQAETLAEAQAQSKASAAAEQRLRELLDDERNTLPEPLADRLRAVLERRRNAVWERLGTVNAVTGESADDTYRRLAREMISTERDVFVELRDRREIDDEMMRTLLRRLDLEEAAAYREETA from the coding sequence ATGGAAGCATTGCCGCTGGTGGGGCTGATCGCCGTGAGCGCCGCGGTGGCCGGGGCGGCCCGCAGGACGCCGGTGCCGGCGCCGCTGCTGCTGGTGGCGGCCGGGCTGATCGCCTCGTACGTACCGGGCGTACCCGACTACCACCTCGACCCGCACATCGTGCTGCCGCTGGTGCTGCCGCCGCTGCTGCACATGGCCGCTCTGGAGAGCTCGTACCTCGACCTGCGGGCCAACATCCGGCCCGTCGCGCTGCTGTCGGTGGGCTATGTCCTGTTCGCGACGGTCGCGGTCGGCTGTCTCGCCTACCTGCTGGTGCCCGAGCTGCCGCTGCCGACCGCCCTGGTGCTCGGCGCGGTGATCGCGCCTCCGGACGCCGTCGCCGCCACGGCCATCGCGCGCCGGCTCGGTCTGCCCGGCCGGATCACCACGATCCTCCAAGGTGAATCCTTGGTGAACGATGCCACCGCGATCACCGCCTACAAGGTGGCACTGGCCGCCGCCGTCGGTGCCGGCGCGAGCTGGGGCGGCGGACTCGAGGAGTTCGCGCTCGCCTCGCTCGGCGGTGTGGGCGTCGGCCTGGCGCTGATGCTTCCCATCCACTGGCTGCGCCGCCGTCTGAAGGAGGCGCTGCTGCAGAACACGCTGTCGTTGCTCATCCCGTTCATCGCCTACGCCGCCGCGGAGCAGGTCCACGCGTCCGGGGTGCTCGCGGTGGTCGTCGTCGCGCTGTACCTGGGCCACCACTCCTGGCAGGTGGACTTCGCGACACGGCTCCAGGAGGAAGCGGTCTGGAAGATGGTCGCGTTCGTCCTGGAGTCCGCCGTCTTCGCGCTGATCGGCCTGCAGCTGGCGTTCGTGGTGGAGGGGCTCGGCGGCTACGGCGTCGCCGAAGCGCTCCTGTACGCGGCCGGGGTGTTCGCCGCCGTGGTCGTGGTGCGGTTCGTGTGGGTGTACCCGGCGACGTTCCTGCCGCCCATGGTGTCCCGGCGGATCAGGGAACGTGAGCCCGACACCAACTGGACCGCTCCCCTGATCGTCGGCTGGGCCGGTATGCGCGGAGTCGTGTCCCTCGCCATCGCCTTCTCGATCCCGCTGACGACCGCGAGCGGCGAGGACTTCCCGGCCCGCAACCTGGTCCTGTTCCTCACCTTCACGACGGTCATCGGGACGCTGGTGGTGCAGGGACTGACACTGCCGTCGCTGATCCGCGCGCTCAGGATTCCCGGACGCGACGTCCAGGCGGAGACGCTGGCCGAGGCGCAGGCCCAGAGCAAGGCGTCCGCGGCGGCCGAACAGCGGCTGCGCGAGCTGCTCGACGACGAACGCAACACGCTGCCCGAGCCGCTGGCGGACCGGCTGCGGGCAGTGCTAGAACGCCGCAGGAACGCCGTCTGGGAGCGCCTCGGCACGGTCAACGCGGTGACGGGGGAGTCCGCGGACGACACGTACCGGCGGCTGGCCAGGGAGATGATCTCCACCGAGCGGGACGTCTTCGTCGAGCTGCGCGACCGGCGGGAGATCGACGACGAGATGATGCGTACGCTGCTGCGCCGGCTCGACCTGGAGGAGGCGGCCGCGTACCGCGAGGAGACGGCCTGA
- a CDS encoding UBP-type zinc finger domain-containing protein, producing the protein MSECPHVAELPRPEPLPLSDTCVECLAAGSHPVQLRLCLVCGHVGCCDSSPKQHASTHFQETAHAVMRSFEPGQVWRWCFVDGSIV; encoded by the coding sequence ATGAGCGAGTGTCCGCACGTGGCCGAACTGCCGCGCCCCGAACCACTGCCGCTGAGCGACACCTGCGTGGAGTGCCTGGCGGCCGGCAGCCACCCGGTCCAGCTGCGGTTGTGCCTGGTGTGCGGGCACGTCGGCTGCTGCGACTCATCGCCGAAACAGCACGCGAGCACGCATTTCCAGGAGACCGCGCACGCGGTGATGCGCAGTTTCGAGCCGGGACAGGTGTGGCGGTGGTGCTTCGTCGACGGTTCGATCGTCTGA
- a CDS encoding LysR family transcriptional regulator codes for MELEVRHLRALCAIADTGSVHKAARQLGVSQPSLTTQLRRIENFLGAALFSRERTGCRPTPLGRAVLSRARPLVAEMRALVVEAKAAAAGDGGHRLRIGSTASRALAGWLRRLRQRLPGTDISLHVDVSANALLRMVAVGQLDVAFVHEVEGCPLLVPDGLSLRVLVEREPQFVSMARDHPAAAAAVVDLAELAHDRWMVDPTVDGEWDALRRVLCAAGIDPPVLHGDYHTAATLIAVGEAVAPCQPTSLPHDDMAIRPLSGDPLAVRLLLFSRPGPSAELHEAVYADLTDAYREAAMRAAGYRQWLLRHNSPLLETTAPAPLPVA; via the coding sequence ATGGAGCTCGAGGTGAGGCACCTGCGCGCGCTGTGCGCCATAGCCGACACCGGCAGCGTGCACAAAGCCGCCCGGCAGCTCGGTGTGAGCCAGCCGTCCTTGACCACCCAACTGCGCCGCATCGAGAACTTCCTGGGCGCGGCGCTCTTCTCCCGGGAGCGCACCGGCTGCCGGCCGACACCGCTCGGCCGTGCCGTACTGAGCCGCGCCCGGCCGCTCGTCGCGGAGATGAGGGCTCTCGTCGTGGAGGCGAAAGCCGCCGCGGCGGGCGACGGCGGTCACCGGCTGCGTATCGGCTCGACCGCGAGCCGGGCGCTCGCGGGCTGGCTGCGCCGGCTGCGCCAGCGGCTCCCGGGAACCGACATCTCGCTCCATGTGGACGTGTCGGCCAACGCGTTGCTGCGGATGGTCGCCGTCGGCCAGCTCGACGTCGCCTTCGTGCACGAGGTGGAGGGGTGTCCGCTGCTGGTGCCCGACGGGCTGTCGTTACGCGTACTCGTCGAGCGGGAGCCGCAGTTCGTCTCCATGGCGCGTGACCATCCGGCGGCCGCCGCGGCCGTCGTGGATCTCGCCGAACTGGCCCACGACCGCTGGATGGTCGATCCCACGGTGGACGGCGAATGGGACGCGCTGCGCCGGGTGCTGTGCGCCGCGGGCATCGATCCGCCCGTACTGCACGGGGACTACCACACCGCGGCCACCCTGATCGCCGTCGGTGAGGCGGTCGCCCCCTGCCAGCCGACGTCCCTCCCGCACGACGACATGGCCATCCGCCCGCTCAGCGGTGACCCCCTGGCCGTACGGCTGCTGCTGTTCTCCAGACCCGGGCCGTCCGCCGAGCTGCACGAGGCGGTGTACGCGGACCTGACCGACGCGTACCGCGAGGCGGCGATGCGGGCGGCCGGGTACCGGCAGTGGCTGCTGCGCCACAACAGCCCGCTCCTGGAGACGACTGCACCCGCCCCGCTGCCGGTGGCGTGA
- a CDS encoding family 2B encapsulin nanocompartment shell protein — protein MTVGSVGSVGEDVRDQSPQQSLGTAAARNLATTTKSVPQMQEITSRWLLRMLPWVQVQGGTYRVNRRLSYSVGDGRVTFVQTGDRVTVIPAELGELPALRNFGDEAALTELAQRCEQREFEAGQVLAAGGEAADRIFLLAHGRVEKVGEGPYGDEAVVEVLADGSYFGDQSLLDGDAVWQYTARAATACTVLVLTRADVLNLAERAESLRTHLASLVSLPRQRTNKYGEAEIDLSAGHVGEAVVPHTYVDYEAAPREYELSVAQTVLKVHSRVADLYNQPMNQTEQQLRLTVEALRERQEHELVNNREFGLLNNCDYGQRLQPHDGVPSPDDMDELLSRRRGSKLFLAHPRAIAAFGRECNRRGLVPDSVEVAGHQVPAWRGVPIFPCNKIPVSEARTTSIICMRTGEEEQGVIGLQQSGIPDEIEPSLSVRFMGIDEQAIISYLVTAYYSAAVLVPDALGVLENVEVSRWR, from the coding sequence ATGACGGTTGGTTCGGTCGGTTCCGTAGGCGAGGACGTGCGCGACCAGTCGCCCCAGCAGAGTCTCGGCACCGCCGCCGCACGGAATCTCGCAACCACCACCAAGTCCGTGCCGCAGATGCAGGAGATCACCTCTCGGTGGCTGCTGCGGATGCTGCCGTGGGTGCAGGTCCAGGGCGGCACGTACCGGGTGAACCGCCGCCTCAGCTACTCGGTGGGCGACGGGCGGGTCACATTCGTCCAGACCGGGGACCGTGTCACGGTGATCCCCGCCGAGCTCGGTGAGCTGCCCGCACTGCGCAACTTCGGCGACGAGGCGGCGCTCACGGAGCTCGCGCAGCGGTGCGAGCAGCGCGAGTTCGAAGCGGGGCAGGTGCTGGCGGCCGGCGGGGAGGCGGCCGACAGGATCTTCCTCCTCGCGCACGGCAGGGTGGAGAAGGTCGGCGAGGGCCCGTACGGGGACGAGGCGGTCGTCGAAGTCCTCGCCGACGGCTCCTACTTCGGCGACCAGTCGCTGCTGGACGGCGACGCGGTCTGGCAGTACACCGCGCGGGCGGCGACCGCCTGCACCGTGCTGGTCCTCACCAGGGCCGACGTGCTCAACCTGGCGGAGCGGGCGGAGTCGCTGCGCACCCATCTGGCGAGCCTCGTGTCGCTGCCTCGGCAGCGGACGAACAAGTACGGCGAAGCGGAAATCGACCTGTCGGCCGGCCATGTCGGCGAAGCCGTCGTGCCGCACACCTACGTGGACTACGAGGCGGCGCCGCGGGAGTACGAACTGAGCGTCGCCCAGACGGTGCTGAAAGTGCACAGCCGGGTCGCGGACCTCTACAACCAGCCGATGAACCAGACGGAACAGCAGCTGCGGCTGACCGTCGAGGCACTGCGCGAGCGACAGGAGCACGAGCTCGTCAACAACCGCGAGTTCGGTCTGCTCAACAACTGCGACTACGGGCAGCGGCTCCAGCCGCACGACGGTGTGCCCAGCCCCGACGACATGGACGAACTGCTCTCGCGGCGCCGGGGTTCGAAGCTCTTTCTCGCCCACCCGCGTGCCATCGCCGCCTTCGGACGCGAGTGCAACAGGCGCGGACTGGTGCCCGACAGCGTGGAGGTCGCCGGCCACCAGGTGCCCGCCTGGCGCGGGGTGCCGATCTTCCCGTGCAACAAGATCCCGGTGTCCGAGGCCCGGACCACCTCGATCATCTGCATGCGTACGGGCGAGGAGGAGCAGGGCGTCATCGGGCTGCAGCAGAGCGGCATCCCGGACGAGATCGAGCCGAGCCTGTCGGTGCGCTTCATGGGTATCGACGAGCAGGCGATCATCTCGTACCTGGTCACCGCCTACTACTCGGCGGCGGTGCTGGTCCCGGACGCGCTCGGCGTCCTGGAGAACGTGGAGGTGAGCCGTTGGCGGTGA
- the sodX gene encoding nickel-type superoxide dismutase maturation protease produces MTEQWHEPRARFGFAEVTGPSMVPTLVHGDQLLVDYRAPFRAGDVAVLRHPLQQDLLIVKRLAERRGEGWWVLGDNPGADGDSRVFGVVPPELLLGRVRSRFRPLGQDQRSVLGVLIWLVSAVRPVLADRSLSRRLRAR; encoded by the coding sequence ATGACTGAGCAGTGGCACGAGCCGAGGGCGCGTTTCGGGTTCGCCGAAGTGACGGGGCCCTCCATGGTGCCGACGCTGGTGCACGGTGACCAGTTGCTGGTCGACTACCGCGCCCCGTTCCGTGCCGGCGACGTGGCGGTGCTCCGTCACCCGTTGCAGCAGGACCTCCTGATCGTCAAACGGCTGGCCGAGCGGCGCGGCGAGGGCTGGTGGGTGCTCGGCGACAACCCCGGCGCGGACGGCGACAGCCGGGTGTTCGGCGTGGTGCCGCCCGAGCTGCTGCTCGGGCGGGTGCGCAGCCGGTTCCGCCCGCTCGGGCAGGATCAGCGGTCCGTACTCGGTGTCCTGATCTGGCTGGTTTCGGCGGTGCGTCCCGTGCTCGCCGACCGCTCGCTCTCCAGGCGCTTGCGGGCGCGGTAG